Proteins found in one Eriocheir sinensis breed Jianghai 21 chromosome 14, ASM2467909v1, whole genome shotgun sequence genomic segment:
- the LOC126998461 gene encoding uncharacterized protein LOC126998461 isoform X1 has protein sequence MLTMTVMQHEREAVGGFSKEVVEDKGDVLSSLRHLHRTLQECHWRVQSVDHALCTQGNNKSLDHLQNQNGNDHSFQFPVGKDHSLQNQPGESHNLQLQNETVKEYSLKNEAGKNDNFQNEAGKKQNLEDQSREIIEQNKDNDAQDNPEDHNHQNEIKEELKPENLSRQDTFHKELPQEKKSQQDIKHEDESFPLQDEGNNLLDLFNDSKENLPTQPTKDIDLQKASKECTVLPYSRPDHHIHTQGKKETTLMNNTQSTCDLDYTISPHKQQLRGSIRQGMLDGDLATVDYIGATMELQHNYTDLSVSKTCSVPYITTDDIHHQLVDQHLKCSDKVAKEVNTENCSQLSEIRCRADHREKSSKNEFFHEREIDLFKNQKTSDSAFEDQKKDKVIDGKRNLGKVALVDTFPDVTQKMDIIWEALEKLRSHFLALHSSIVDSSSHCLYQELDKSLDKSDFTLLRANKVAEPTDLAEEHHARCEDEAGMLHQTTGEATQPCQSFCKQSSHKETLSRKLSQPACHALSKNCTRSCTFQHPVNEALASDSTACRGILFRGWREGCLCIGLVLLLLLLLLFLASCLLLMLPIVSVSVRNAGGLPAF, from the coding sequence ATGTTGACCATGACAGTGATGCAGCATGAGAGGGAAGCAGTAGGAGGATTCAGTAAGGAGGTGGTTGAGGATAAAGGGGATGTGTTGTCAAGTCTTCGCCATCTGCATCGCACCCTGCAGGAGTGCCACTGGAGAGTGCAGTCGGTCGACCACGCTCTCTGTACTCAAGGTAACAACAAAAGTCTTGATCATCTCCAGAATCAAAATGGAAATGATCACAGTTTTCAGTTTCCAGTTGGTAAAGATCATAGTCTCCAGAACCAACCTGGAGAAAGTCATAACCTGCAGCTGCAGAATGAAACTGTGAAAGAATACAGCTTAAAGAATGAAGCTGGAAAAAATGACAACTTTCAGAATGAAGCTGGAAAGAAACAGAATCTTGAGGATCAGTCCAGAGAAATTATtgaacagaataaagataatgatgcTCAAGATAACCCCGAAGATCATAATCACCAAAATGAAATTAAAGAAGAATTAAAACCTGAAAATCTATCACGGCAAGACACCTTCCACAAAGAATTACctcaagaaaaaaaatcccaaCAAGATATAAAACATGAGGATGAAAGCTTTCCACTGCAAGATGAAGGTAATAATCTCCTTGATCTATTCAATGATTCGAAGGAAAACCTTCCAACCCAACCTACAAAAGACATTGATCTCCAGAAAGCCTCGAAAGAATGTACTGTGCTCCCTTATTCGAGACCTGACCACCACATTCACACCCAAGGCAAGAAGGAAACAACCCTCATGAACAATACTCAGAGTACTTGTGACCTTGATTACACAATCTCTCCTCATAAACAACAGTTAAGAGGCTCAATTAGGCAGGGGATGCTGGATGGTGATCTAGCTACTGTAGACTACATTGGAGCTACAATGGAGCTTCAGCATAATTATACAGACCTCAGTGTAAGTAAGACATGTTCAGTACCATACATCACAACTGATGACATCCATCACCAACTCGTTGATCAACATTTGAAGTGTTCAGATAAAGTTGCTAAAGAAGTTAATACAGAAAACTGCAGTCAATTGAGCGAGATCAGATGTAGGGCTGATCATAGAGAAAAATCTTCGAAAAATGAATTTTTTCATGAAAGAGAAATAGACTTATTCAAAAATCAAAAGACAAGTGACTCAGCTTTCGAAGACCAGAAGAAAGACAAGGTTATAGATGGTAAAAGAAATTTGGGTAAAGTTGCTCTTGTTGATACTTTTCCAGATGTAACCCAGAAAATGGATATTATTTGGGAGGCGCTTGAAAAGCTTCGATCACACTTCCTTGCCTTGCATTCTTCTATTGTGGACTCCTCTAGCCACTGCCTTTATCAGGAGCTTGACAAGTCACTTGATAAATCTGATTTTACTTTATTGAGAGCAAACAAAGTTGCAGAGCCCACTGACCTGGCTGAAGAACATCATGCCAGGTGTGAGGATGAGGCTGGGATGTTGCATCAGACAACCGGTGAAGCAACACAGCCATGTCAGTCCTTTTGTAAGCAATCTTCTCACAAAGAAACACTGTCGAGAAAACTATCTCAACCTGCCTGTCATGCATTGTCAAAAAACTGTACCAGATCATGTACATTCCAACATCCAGTCAATGAAGCATTAGCGAGTGATAGCACAGCATGTAGAGGAATCTTATTCCGAGGGTGGCGAGAGGGCTGTCTTTGCATAGGGCTGGTGctcctcctgctgttgctgctTCTGTTTCTTGCCAGCTGCCTCCTGTTGATGCTACCTATTGTGAGTGTCTCTGTTAGGAATGCAGGTGGTCTTCCTGCTTTCTAG
- the LOC126998461 gene encoding carbohydrate sulfotransferase 5-like isoform X2, with the protein MASNHWYLRWNTRLASQCTAPAKGQQQRGIQEQQKGSQELANGRQVTQEQQGAREQVILKHILQKRGQENKEQSGQHTGNRIQQEGTRNLYKEQHHVSSSQGVQEPVRRGQDQQSEIGKHQKRVHAGEKRMKEQPRSPDGKEASPPSCDDASYVSEVCRRSPLHVAKVVRLSLRRVVPLIEDPHLPLQVVYLVRDPRAVLSSRSRLPWCIAPACRDPHTVCSSLQKDLHLLPHLLRRYPTRIKMVLYEEFLQGLPSSLHDLLAFLHLPFSSTHLAFINASKRGVPFHPQEFSQRTQGPPGHAQGTYGTSRNLKYQAFLWRLNTPYKQASRYQAHCRAALTSLGLRQFTSSLQYHTYSLPALLPRPRRPHT; encoded by the exons ATGGCGAGCAACCATTGGTACCTCCGTTGGAACACACGTCTGGCGTCACAGTGCACGGCGCCGGCCAAGGGACAACAGCAAAGGGGTATCCAGGAGCAACAGAAAGGGTCACAAGAGCTGGCGAATGGTCGGCAGGTAACTCAGGAACAACAAGGGGCGAGGGAACAAGTAATTCTGAAGCATATATTACAGAAACGGGGACAAGAGAATAAGGAACAATCAGGGCAGCATACAGGCAACCGGATACAGCAGGAAGGAACAAGAAACTTGTACAAGGAACAGCATCACGTTAGTAGTTCTCAGGGAGTGCAAGAACCAGTAAGGAGAGGCCAGGATCAGCAGTCTGAAATAGGGAAACATCAGAAGCGTGTCCATGCGGGCGAGAAGCGGATGAAGGAGCAGCCTCGCTCACCCGACGGGAAGGaagcctcccccccctcctgcgACGATGCCTCCTACGTGAGTGAGGTGTGTCGCCGCTCCCCCCTTCACGTCGCCAAG GTGGTTCGGTTAAGTCTACGGCGGGTGGTGCCACTTATAGAGGACCCGCACCTGCCCCTCCAGGTGGTGTACCTCGTCAGAGATCCACGCGCCGTCCTCAG ttcCCGCTCCCGCCTGCCCTGGTGCATCGCCCCGGCCTGCCGCGACCCCCACACCGTGTGCTCCAGCCTGCAGAaggacctccacctcctcccacatCTTCTGCGTCGATACCCAACCAG gaTAAAGATGGTCCTCTATGAAGAATTCCTCCAAgggcttccttcttccctccacgaccttcttgccttccttcaccTGCCTTTCTCCTCGACACACCTCGCCTTCATCAATGCATCGAAGCGAGGCGTCCCATTTCACCCTCAGGAGTTTTCACAGCGAACCCAAGGGCCACCAGGCCATGCTCAGGGAACCTACGGGACGAGCAGGAACCTCAAGTACCAGGCGTTTCTATGGAGGCTCAACACGCCCTACAAACAAGCCTCCAGGTACCAAGCACACTGCAGGGCCGCCCTCACCTCCCTGGGGCTGAGGCAGTTCACGTCCTCCCTCCAGTACCACACCTATTCCCTCCCTGCTCTCCTGCCTCGCCCCCGTCGCCCGCACACCTAA